The Acinonyx jubatus isolate Ajub_Pintada_27869175 chromosome D1, VMU_Ajub_asm_v1.0, whole genome shotgun sequence genome includes a window with the following:
- the SERPINH1 gene encoding serpin H1 has translation MRLLTLIGACCLLAVALAAEVKKPAAAAAPGTAEKLSPKAATLAERSAGLAFSLYQAMAKDQAVENILLSPVVVASSLGLVSLGGKAATASQAKAVLSAEQLRDEEVHAGLGELLRALSNSTARNVTWKLGSRLYGPSSVSFAEDFVRSSKQHYNCEHSKINFRDKRSALQSINEWAAQTTDGKLPEVTKDVERTDGALLVNAMFFKPHWDERFHHKMVDNRGFMVTRSYTVGVTMMHRTGLYNYYDDEKEKLQIVEMPLAHKLSSLIILMPHHVEPLERLEKLLTKEQLKIWMGKMQKKAVAISLPKGVVEVTHDLQKHLAGLGLTEAIDKNKADLSRMSGKKDLYLASVFHATAFEWDTEGNPFDQDIYGREELRSPKLFYADHPFIFLVRDTQSGSLLFIGRLVRPKGDKMRDEL, from the exons ATGCGCCTCCTCACGCTCATCGGCGCCTGCTGCCTCCTGGCCGTGGCTCTGGCCGCCGAGGTGAAGAAGCCCGCGGCTGCTGCAGCACCGGGCACGGCAGAGAAGCTGAGCCCCAAAGCGGCCACGCTGGCCGAGCGCAGCGCCGGCCTGGCCTTCAGCCTGTACCAGGCCATGGCCAAGGACCAGGCGGTGGAGAACATCCTGCTGTCGCCTGTGGTGGTGGCCTCGTCCCTGGGGCTCGTGTCACTGGGAGGCAAGGCGGCCACGGCCTCCCAGGCCAAGGCGGTGCTGAGCGCGGAGCAGCTGCGGGACGAGGAGGTGCACGCGGGCCTGGGCGAGCTGCTGCGAGCGCTCAGCAACAGCACGGCGCGCAACGTGACCTGGAAGCTGGGCAGCCGTCTGTACGGGCCCAGCTCGGTGAGCTTCGCAGAGGACTTCGTGCGCAGCAGCAAGCAGCACTACAACTGCGAGCACTCCAAGATCAACTTCCGCGACAAGCGCAGCGCCCTGCAGTCCATCAATGAATGGGCGGCGCAAACCACCGACGGCAAGCTGCCCGAGGTCACCAAGGACGTGGAGCGCACGGACGGTGCCCTGCTGGTCAATGCCATGTTCTTCAAGC CGCATTGGGATGAGAGGTTTCACCACAAGATGGTGGACAACCGAGGCTTCATGGTGACCCGATCCTATACTGTGGGTGTTACCATGATGCACCGCACAG GCCTCTATAACTACTATGATGACGAGAAGGAGAAGCTGCAGATTGTGGAGATGCCCCTGGCGCACAAGCTCTCCAGCCTCATCATCCTCATGCCGCACCACGTGGAGCCCCTCGAGCGCCTTGAGAAGCTGCTGACCAAGGAGCAGCTGAAGATCTGGATGGGGAAGATGCAGAAGAAGGCTGTCGCCATCTCCCTGCCCAAGGGTGTGGTGGAGGTGACCCACGACCTGCAG AAACACCTGGCCGGGCTGGGTCTGACTGAGGCCATCGACAAGAACAAGGCAGATTTATCACGCATGTCGGGCAAGAAGGACCTGTACTTGGCCAGTGTGTTCCACGCCACTGCCTTCGAGTGGGACACAGAGGGCAACCCCTTTGACCAGGACATCTATGGGCGCGAGGAGCTGCGAAGCCCCAAGCTCTTCTATGCTGACCACCCCTTCATCTTCCTGGTTCGAGACACCCAGAGTGGCTCACTGCTGTTCATTGGGCGCCTGGTTCGGCCCAAGGGTGACAAGATGCGAGACGAGCTGTAG